In a genomic window of Streptomyces noursei ATCC 11455:
- a CDS encoding sensor histidine kinase — MNKTTQSQGDLHSEARIAHGVLHTVRQDLFVGAFAFRPLPPLDDARLARRLSWLPERARRWARWLPHGAVAFLAACIFLGSVGPGYDASAPRQLLDVVLALMMAVPPVLVLSRPVGAFWLSLLAFGVEAIGARFFSPYANVWSSVFAVHLAVMALVVLRTRPRLAVEMWAVTFGLGSVVSVLVRNGALGDMPPVAFFSGVVLVSVAAVRAWREERRQVVETRSVTAEERSRRTLLEERALIARELHDVVAHHMSVIAIQAEAAPYRVTDPPPELAKSFATIRENAVAALTELRRILGVVRSEDPDAFAERDPEAPQPTLASLDALLDSVRGAGLTVESVVTGAARPLPQGVELSAYRIVQEALSNALRHSPGADARVEISYVLGGIGLRIVNGPPSRLAKPSPGAGHGLLGMRERVQMLGGEMTADRTEEGGFEVAAFLPVANTAAETARGGSGA, encoded by the coding sequence GTGAACAAGACGACTCAGAGCCAGGGCGACCTGCACTCGGAGGCGCGGATAGCCCACGGCGTGCTGCACACCGTGCGCCAGGACCTGTTCGTCGGTGCCTTCGCCTTCCGCCCGCTTCCGCCACTGGACGACGCCAGGCTGGCGCGGCGGCTGTCATGGCTTCCGGAGCGGGCCCGGCGCTGGGCCCGCTGGCTCCCCCACGGCGCCGTCGCCTTCCTCGCGGCCTGCATCTTCCTGGGGTCCGTCGGCCCCGGTTACGACGCCAGCGCGCCGCGGCAGCTGCTGGACGTCGTCCTCGCGCTGATGATGGCGGTGCCGCCGGTGCTGGTCCTCTCCCGGCCGGTGGGCGCCTTCTGGCTGTCGCTGCTGGCGTTCGGGGTGGAGGCGATCGGCGCCCGGTTCTTCTCGCCGTACGCCAATGTCTGGAGCTCCGTCTTCGCCGTCCACCTGGCCGTGATGGCGCTGGTGGTGCTGCGCACCCGGCCGCGGCTGGCCGTGGAGATGTGGGCGGTCACGTTCGGGCTGGGCTCGGTGGTCTCGGTGCTCGTCCGGAACGGTGCGCTGGGCGACATGCCGCCGGTGGCGTTCTTCTCCGGCGTCGTCCTGGTCTCCGTCGCCGCGGTCCGGGCCTGGCGGGAGGAGCGCCGGCAGGTCGTCGAGACCCGCAGCGTCACCGCCGAGGAGCGCTCCCGCCGCACCCTGCTGGAGGAGCGCGCGCTGATCGCCCGGGAGCTGCACGACGTGGTGGCGCACCATATGTCGGTGATCGCCATTCAGGCCGAGGCCGCACCGTACCGGGTCACCGACCCGCCGCCCGAGCTCGCCAAGTCCTTCGCCACCATCCGGGAGAACGCCGTCGCGGCGCTCACCGAACTCCGTCGCATCCTCGGCGTGGTCCGCTCCGAGGACCCGGACGCCTTCGCCGAACGCGACCCGGAGGCCCCGCAGCCGACCCTGGCCAGCCTGGACGCGCTGCTGGACAGCGTCCGGGGCGCCGGACTGACCGTCGAGTCGGTGGTCACCGGGGCCGCCCGGCCGCTGCCGCAGGGCGTGGAGCTGTCGGCGTACCGGATCGTGCAGGAGGCGCTGAGCAACGCGCTGCGCCACTCACCCGGCGCGGACGCGCGGGTGGAGATCTCCTACGTCCTGGGCGGGATCGGGCTGCGGATCGTCAACGGTCCCCCGAGCCGGCTCGCCAAGCCGTCGCCGGGCGCCGGCCACGGGCTGCTCGGCATGCGGGAGCGGGTGCAGATGCTCGGTGGGGAGATGACGGCCGACCGCACCGAGGAGGGCGGCTTCGAGGTCGCGGCCTTCCTGCCGGTGGCGAACACGGCGGCGGAGACCGCACGGGGCGGGAGCGGAGCATGA
- a CDS encoding response regulator translates to MIRVLIVDDQVMVREGFSVLLNAMPDIEVIGEAVDGRQAVQKVALLKPDVVLMDIRMPEMNGLEATREIVAADADAKVLVLTTFDLDEYVYQALRAGASGFLLKDASAGQLAEGVRIVAAGEALLAPTVTKRLINEFSRLGSPRAPAQERIGDLTERETEVLVLVAQGLSNGEIAAHLVVAESTVKTHVSRILVKLGLRDRTQAAVFAYEARLVTPGG, encoded by the coding sequence ATGATCCGGGTACTGATCGTCGACGACCAGGTGATGGTCCGCGAGGGCTTCTCCGTGCTGCTCAACGCCATGCCGGACATCGAGGTGATCGGCGAGGCCGTGGACGGCCGGCAGGCGGTGCAGAAGGTCGCGCTGCTCAAGCCGGACGTCGTCCTGATGGACATCCGGATGCCGGAGATGAACGGCCTGGAGGCGACCCGCGAGATCGTCGCCGCCGACGCGGACGCCAAGGTGCTGGTGCTGACCACCTTCGACCTGGACGAGTACGTCTACCAGGCGCTGCGGGCCGGGGCCAGCGGCTTCCTGCTCAAGGACGCCTCAGCCGGCCAGCTCGCCGAGGGCGTGCGGATCGTCGCCGCCGGGGAGGCGCTGCTCGCCCCCACCGTCACCAAGCGCCTGATCAACGAGTTCTCCCGGCTGGGCTCGCCGCGCGCGCCGGCGCAGGAGCGCATCGGCGATCTGACGGAACGGGAGACCGAGGTCCTGGTGCTGGTGGCCCAGGGCCTGTCCAACGGCGAGATCGCCGCCCATCTCGTCGTCGCGGAGTCGACGGTGAAGACGCACGTCAGCCGGATCCTGGTGAAGCTGGGGCTGCGCGACCGCACCCAGGCGGCGGTCTTCGCCTACGAGGCGCGGCTGGTGACACCGGGCGGCTGA
- a CDS encoding ABC transporter permease — MSAPAAPAAVRPGGPRHLAGTGTLLRLALRRDRLMIPVWVLLLGLSVVATGPSFASLYDTAAKRAELAASMNANGSLRALYGPVFGDSLGGLVAWRMAGFGAVLAAVMSLLIVVRHTREEEESGRQELLSAAVVGRRAPLTAALLAALVADAGVAALTAAGLAASGLSAGGSLALGVAIGGTGLLFAALAAIAAQLTESARLAKGLTGTVLGAAFALRAAGDASADGGSPLTWLSPIGWAQRLRAYAGERWWVVLLLAAATALATAAAYALTARRDLGMSFLPARPGPARAPRSLGGPTGLAWRLQRTTLAGWTAGLALAGAVFGGIAKGAASLVDGNQRTREIFERLGGQQSLTDAFLASITGLLGMVAALYAVGAVLRMRAEETGGRAEPVLAGAVGRLRWAGGHLVIALAGTAVVLAAAGLTLGIAYGASVGDVAGGTGRVLAATLAQVPAVWTLAAVAMAVLGLLPRAAGAVWALTGGCLALGWFGPVLRLPQWALDLSPYGHLPKLPGGAVTAAPFLWLTALSVVLISAGLVGLRRRDIS; from the coding sequence ATGAGCGCCCCGGCCGCGCCCGCCGCCGTCCGCCCGGGCGGTCCGCGCCATCTGGCGGGCACCGGCACCCTGCTCCGCCTGGCGCTGCGCCGCGACCGGCTGATGATCCCGGTCTGGGTACTGCTCCTCGGCCTCTCCGTCGTCGCCACGGGCCCGTCCTTCGCGTCGCTCTACGACACCGCCGCCAAGCGCGCCGAGCTGGCCGCGTCGATGAACGCCAACGGCTCGCTGCGCGCGCTGTACGGACCGGTCTTCGGCGACTCCCTGGGCGGTCTCGTCGCCTGGCGGATGGCCGGGTTCGGGGCGGTGCTCGCGGCCGTGATGAGCCTGCTGATCGTCGTCCGGCACACCCGCGAAGAGGAGGAGAGCGGCCGCCAGGAGCTGCTCTCCGCCGCCGTGGTGGGCCGGCGGGCGCCGCTGACCGCGGCCCTGCTGGCGGCCCTGGTCGCCGACGCCGGGGTCGCCGCGCTGACCGCCGCCGGGCTCGCCGCGTCCGGCCTGTCGGCGGGCGGATCGCTGGCCCTGGGCGTCGCGATCGGCGGCACCGGCCTGCTCTTCGCCGCCCTGGCCGCGATCGCCGCCCAACTGACCGAGAGCGCCCGGCTGGCCAAGGGGCTGACCGGCACGGTCCTGGGCGCCGCCTTCGCGCTGCGCGCCGCCGGCGACGCATCCGCCGACGGCGGCTCCCCGCTCACCTGGCTCTCCCCCATCGGCTGGGCCCAGCGCCTGCGCGCCTACGCCGGCGAACGCTGGTGGGTGGTCCTGCTCCTCGCCGCCGCGACGGCACTGGCGACCGCGGCGGCCTACGCCCTGACCGCCCGCCGCGACCTGGGGATGAGCTTCCTGCCGGCCCGCCCCGGCCCGGCCCGGGCGCCGCGCTCGCTCGGCGGGCCCACCGGCCTGGCCTGGCGGCTGCAGCGGACCACCCTGGCGGGCTGGACGGCCGGTCTCGCGCTCGCCGGCGCGGTGTTCGGCGGGATCGCCAAAGGAGCCGCGAGCCTGGTCGACGGCAATCAGCGGACCCGGGAGATCTTCGAGCGGCTCGGCGGACAGCAGTCCCTGACGGACGCCTTCCTGGCCTCGATCACCGGCCTGCTCGGCATGGTCGCGGCGCTCTACGCGGTGGGCGCGGTGCTCCGGATGCGCGCCGAGGAGACCGGCGGTCGCGCCGAGCCGGTCCTGGCGGGCGCGGTGGGCCGGCTGCGCTGGGCGGGCGGCCATCTGGTCATCGCGCTGGCGGGCACCGCCGTGGTGCTGGCCGCCGCCGGCCTGACCCTGGGAATCGCCTACGGCGCCTCGGTCGGCGATGTCGCCGGCGGCACCGGCCGGGTGCTGGCCGCGACGCTCGCCCAGGTCCCGGCGGTGTGGACGCTCGCCGCGGTGGCGATGGCCGTGCTCGGCCTGCTGCCCCGGGCCGCCGGCGCGGTCTGGGCACTGACCGGCGGCTGCCTCGCCCTCGGCTGGTTCGGCCCGGTGCTGCGGCTGCCGCAGTGGGCGCTGGACCTCTCGCCGTACGGTCACCTGCCCAAGCTGCCCGGCGGGGCGGTGACGGCCGCGCCGTTCCTGTGGCTGACGGCCCTGTCGGTGGTCCTGATATCCGCCGGTCTGGTCGGGCTGCGCCGCCGCGACATCAGCTGA
- a CDS encoding ABC transporter ATP-binding protein has protein sequence MTKAIPPFPAIRVAGLHKSFGRTHALDGLDLDVEPGEVHGFLGPNGAGKSTTIRVLLGLLRSDGGTVQVLGKDPWHSAVEIHRHVAYVPGDVTLWRNLSGGEVIDLYGRLHRGSAAKRPPWMGGGGRRAGLDATRRDELLERFELDPTKKGRTYSKGNRQKVALVAAFASDVDLLILDEPTSGLDPLMEEVFQSCVAEERDRGRTVLLSSHVLSEVEALCDRVSIIRKGRTVESGSLGELRHLTRTTVVAELAGPPAGLDGLPGVHGLTVQPLQGGPGCRVRLQADTDRLGAVLGPLGAAGLRSLTSTPPTLEELFLRHYQDDLRPDAGHEDGARPAGTVAR, from the coding sequence ATGACGAAGGCGATCCCTCCCTTCCCCGCGATCCGGGTGGCCGGCCTCCACAAGTCCTTCGGCCGGACCCACGCGCTGGACGGCCTCGACCTCGACGTCGAGCCCGGTGAGGTGCACGGCTTCCTCGGGCCCAACGGGGCGGGGAAGTCCACCACCATCCGCGTCCTGCTGGGGCTGCTGCGCTCCGACGGCGGCACCGTGCAGGTCCTCGGCAAGGACCCCTGGCACTCCGCCGTCGAGATCCACCGCCATGTCGCCTACGTCCCCGGGGACGTCACCCTGTGGCGCAATCTCTCCGGCGGCGAGGTCATCGACCTCTACGGGCGGCTGCATCGGGGCAGCGCCGCGAAGCGCCCCCCGTGGATGGGCGGTGGCGGGCGACGGGCGGGCCTGGACGCCACCCGGCGGGACGAGCTGCTGGAGCGCTTCGAGCTCGACCCCACGAAGAAGGGACGCACCTACTCCAAGGGCAACCGCCAGAAGGTCGCCCTGGTCGCCGCCTTCGCCTCCGACGTCGACCTGCTGATCCTCGACGAGCCCACCTCCGGGCTGGACCCGCTGATGGAGGAGGTCTTCCAGAGCTGCGTCGCCGAGGAGCGCGACCGCGGCCGCACCGTCCTGCTCTCCAGCCATGTGCTGTCCGAGGTCGAGGCGCTCTGCGACCGCGTCAGCATCATCCGCAAGGGCCGCACCGTCGAATCCGGCTCCCTGGGGGAGCTGCGCCACCTGACCCGGACCACCGTCGTCGCCGAGCTGGCCGGCCCGCCGGCCGGACTCGACGGGCTGCCCGGGGTCCACGGCCTCACCGTCCAGCCGCTCCAGGGCGGCCCTGGCTGCCGCGTCCGGCTCCAGGCCGACACCGACCGGCTGGGCGCGGTGCTCGGCCCGCTCGGCGCGGCCGGCCTGCGCAGCCTCACCAGCACCCCGCCCACCCTGGAGGAGCTCTTCCTCCGCCACTACCAGGACGACCTGCGCCCCGACGCCGGCCATGAGGACGGCGCCCGGCCCGCCGGGACGGTCGCCCGATGA
- a CDS encoding GbsR/MarR family transcriptional regulator, producing the protein MSEQYERGAGRPARDDEAILTFVERFAAQMVDAGMQRMPARVFSCLLASDSGVLTSAELGERLQVSPAAVSGAIRYLSQVGMVSREREPGSRRDRYRVHSDQWYEAMARRDSILTRWEDVLREGVDSLGPDSAAGRRLGETLAFTEFMQHELLGMMERWRDHLGKLRTDETDEADEPTRWAAGGTPRETGPATRR; encoded by the coding sequence ATGAGCGAGCAGTACGAGCGGGGAGCGGGCCGGCCGGCCCGTGACGACGAGGCGATCCTGACGTTCGTCGAGCGCTTCGCGGCGCAGATGGTGGACGCCGGGATGCAGCGGATGCCGGCCCGCGTCTTCTCCTGCCTGCTGGCGTCCGACTCCGGCGTCCTGACCTCCGCCGAACTGGGCGAACGGCTCCAGGTCAGCCCGGCGGCCGTCTCCGGCGCGATCCGCTACCTCTCCCAGGTGGGCATGGTCAGCCGCGAGCGCGAGCCCGGTTCCCGGCGCGACCGCTACCGCGTCCACAGCGACCAGTGGTACGAGGCCATGGCCCGCCGGGACAGCATCCTGACCCGCTGGGAGGACGTGCTCCGGGAGGGCGTGGACAGCCTCGGCCCGGACAGCGCGGCCGGCCGCCGGCTCGGCGAGACGCTGGCCTTCACGGAGTTCATGCAGCACGAGCTCCTCGGCATGATGGAGCGCTGGCGCGACCACCTCGGAAAGCTCCGCACGGACGAGACGGACGAGGCGGACGAGCCCACCCGGTGGGCGGCCGGTGGCACGCCGCGGGAGACCGGCCCGGCCACGCGGCGCTGA
- a CDS encoding adenylosuccinate synthase: protein MPALVLLGAQWGDEGKGKATDLLGGSVDYVVRYQGGNNAGHTVVVGDQKYALHLLPSGILSPGCTPVIGNGVVVDPAVLLSELSGLNERGVDTSKLLLSGNAHLITPYNITTDKVTERFLGKRKIGTTGRGIGPTYADKINRTGIRVQDLYDESILTQKVEAALDVKNQLLTKLYNRRAIEAGQVVEELLGYADKIKGYVADTTLILNKALDDDKVVLFEGGQGTLLDIDHGTYPFVTSSNPTAGGACTGAGVGPTKISRVIGILKAYTTRVGAGPFPTELFDEDGEALRRIGGERGVTTGRDRRCGWFDAVIARYATRVNGLTDFFLTKLDVLTGWEQIPVCVAYEIDGERVEELPYSQTDFHHAKPIYEMLPGWSEDITQAKTFSDLPKNAQAYVKALEEMSGAPISAIGVGPGRDETIEINSFLS, encoded by the coding sequence GTGCCCGCACTTGTGCTGCTCGGTGCTCAGTGGGGTGATGAGGGCAAGGGAAAGGCCACCGATCTGCTCGGTGGGTCCGTGGACTATGTCGTGCGTTATCAGGGCGGCAACAACGCCGGCCACACGGTCGTCGTGGGCGACCAGAAGTACGCACTTCACCTCCTCCCTTCCGGAATCCTCTCGCCGGGGTGCACCCCGGTCATCGGCAACGGCGTCGTCGTCGACCCGGCGGTCCTGCTCTCCGAGCTGAGCGGACTCAACGAGCGCGGCGTCGACACGTCCAAGCTGCTGTTGAGTGGCAACGCGCATCTGATCACGCCGTACAACATCACCACCGACAAGGTGACGGAACGCTTCCTCGGCAAGCGGAAGATCGGCACCACCGGCCGCGGCATCGGCCCGACCTACGCCGACAAGATCAACCGCACCGGCATCCGGGTCCAGGACCTCTACGACGAGTCGATCCTGACCCAGAAGGTCGAGGCGGCCCTCGACGTCAAGAACCAGCTGCTCACCAAGCTCTACAACCGCCGCGCCATCGAGGCCGGCCAGGTCGTCGAGGAACTGCTGGGCTACGCCGACAAGATCAAGGGCTATGTCGCCGACACCACCCTGATCCTCAACAAGGCCCTGGACGACGACAAGGTCGTGCTCTTCGAGGGCGGGCAGGGCACCCTGCTCGACATCGACCACGGCACGTACCCCTTCGTCACCTCCTCGAACCCGACCGCGGGCGGTGCCTGCACGGGTGCGGGCGTCGGCCCCACGAAGATCAGCCGGGTCATCGGCATCCTCAAGGCGTACACCACCCGGGTGGGCGCCGGTCCGTTCCCGACCGAGCTGTTCGACGAGGACGGCGAGGCGCTGCGCCGGATCGGCGGCGAGCGCGGCGTCACCACCGGCCGGGACCGCCGCTGCGGCTGGTTCGACGCGGTGATCGCCCGCTACGCCACCCGCGTCAACGGCCTGACGGACTTCTTCCTCACCAAGCTCGACGTCCTCACCGGCTGGGAGCAGATCCCGGTCTGCGTGGCCTACGAGATCGACGGCGAGCGCGTGGAGGAACTCCCCTACAGCCAGACCGACTTCCACCACGCGAAGCCGATCTACGAGATGCTGCCGGGCTGGTCCGAGGACATCACCCAGGCCAAGACCTTCTCCGACCTGCCGAAGAACGCCCAGGCGTACGTCAAGGCACTGGAGGAGATGTCGGGCGCCCCGATCTCCGCGATCGGCGTCGGCCCGGGCCGGGACGAGACGATCGAGATCAACTCGTTCCTGTCGTGA
- a CDS encoding serine/threonine-protein kinase, translating into MAQQRPAGQRGQGGRLGGLAPLGAHDPQWIGDYRLLGRLGEGGMGRVFLARSDRGRTVAVKLVRAELAHEEEFRARFRREVRAARKVGGEWTAPVLDADTEAETPWVATGYIAGPSLQQAVGGHGPLPERTVRTLAAGLARALRSVHAAGIIHRDLKPSNVLLTLDGPRVIDFGIARALEGVGASGVTHTGSAVGSPGFMAPEQVRGEPLTPACDVFCLGSVLVYAATGRQPFGTETTLPHAMMYRIAEEEPDLTALTEGLHDLVTACLAKDPARRPAPEELVARAEAGPDAAGSGEDEPWLPGALIARLGRHAVELLEAENPQDGAVPATAVRPHGTSATAPATVAPSAGPSPARRRRKGRALLAAAVLVLAGAGTATGYALLGGSDGSAAATERGATSRPPAPGGIPAGYLGIWSTTVGDSTVDVRRFTLVQGKPGETVLRMQATGPTYDCRFAATLESVGPPVRLGPSTVVSGPPDTCRPGSRSTLELIDGQLRRTFDDAGGLAPLLYAKKG; encoded by the coding sequence ATGGCACAGCAGAGACCGGCGGGGCAGCGGGGACAGGGCGGACGGCTCGGAGGGCTGGCACCGCTGGGCGCGCACGACCCCCAGTGGATCGGCGACTACCGCCTCCTCGGGCGGCTCGGCGAGGGCGGCATGGGCCGGGTGTTCCTGGCCCGTTCGGACCGCGGCCGGACCGTCGCGGTCAAGTTGGTGCGCGCGGAACTGGCCCACGAAGAGGAGTTCCGGGCCCGCTTCCGCCGCGAGGTGCGGGCCGCCCGCAAGGTGGGCGGGGAATGGACCGCGCCCGTCCTGGACGCGGACACCGAGGCCGAGACCCCGTGGGTGGCCACCGGCTACATCGCCGGCCCCTCCCTCCAGCAGGCGGTCGGCGGGCACGGCCCGCTGCCCGAGCGCACGGTGCGGACCCTGGCCGCCGGGCTGGCCCGCGCGCTGCGCTCCGTCCACGCCGCCGGCATCATCCACCGCGACCTCAAGCCGTCCAACGTCCTGTTGACCCTCGACGGCCCGCGGGTCATCGACTTCGGCATCGCGCGGGCCCTGGAGGGCGTCGGCGCCAGCGGGGTGACGCACACCGGCTCCGCGGTCGGCTCCCCCGGTTTCATGGCGCCCGAACAGGTCCGCGGCGAGCCGCTCACGCCCGCCTGCGACGTCTTCTGCCTCGGCTCGGTGCTGGTCTACGCGGCCACCGGCCGCCAGCCGTTCGGCACCGAGACGACCCTGCCGCACGCGATGATGTACCGGATCGCCGAAGAGGAGCCGGATCTGACCGCGCTCACCGAGGGACTGCACGACCTGGTCACGGCATGCCTGGCCAAGGACCCCGCGCGGCGCCCCGCGCCCGAGGAACTGGTGGCCCGCGCGGAGGCCGGCCCGGACGCCGCCGGGTCGGGCGAGGACGAACCGTGGCTCCCGGGGGCGCTGATCGCCCGCCTGGGGCGGCACGCCGTGGAGCTCCTGGAGGCCGAGAACCCGCAGGACGGCGCGGTCCCGGCGACCGCCGTCCGGCCGCACGGGACGTCCGCCACGGCTCCGGCCACCGTGGCGCCGTCGGCCGGCCCGTCCCCGGCGCGCCGCCGCCGCAAGGGCCGGGCGCTGCTGGCCGCTGCGGTGCTGGTGCTTGCCGGGGCCGGCACCGCCACCGGGTACGCGCTGCTGGGCGGCTCGGACGGCAGCGCCGCCGCCACCGAGCGGGGCGCCACGAGCCGGCCACCGGCCCCCGGGGGCATTCCGGCCGGCTACCTGGGCATCTGGTCGACGACGGTGGGCGACTCCACCGTGGACGTCCGCCGCTTCACCCTCGTCCAGGGCAAGCCCGGCGAGACCGTCCTGCGGATGCAGGCCACCGGCCCCACGTACGACTGCCGTTTCGCGGCGACCCTGGAGAGCGTCGGCCCGCCGGTGCGGCTCGGTCCGTCCACCGTGGTCTCCGGCCCGCCCGACACCTGCCGTCCCGGTTCCCGCAGCACCCTGGAGCTGATCGACGGGCAGCTGCGGCGGACCTTCGACGACGCGGGCGGCCTGGCACCGCTGCTGTACGCGAAGAAGGGGTGA
- a CDS encoding polyphosphate polymerase domain-containing protein, giving the protein MIPAVRAIARAAMAARPVPLAEVQARAELLARFSTTYLVPVDVFAAFAAELTDRRRPGGPFAALCINGRRWFRYQSVYYDTPDLRSFHDHRRNNLLRFKIRERLYADTGERQFEVKLKGEHGRTVKHRRPLMPGDPALGPAPRDFLAAVLDRSYGIEAPTELGRSIETDYQRATFVADGQRVTCDAALVCRDLETGRTVRADGGLVVVETKTSGRLTEADRLLTGYGVQAADFTKYCGGLSALRPHLYANHWRGPVRTAFPAATAA; this is encoded by the coding sequence GTGATACCCGCCGTACGAGCCATCGCGCGCGCCGCCATGGCCGCCCGCCCCGTCCCGCTGGCCGAGGTCCAGGCCCGCGCCGAACTCCTCGCCCGCTTCAGTACCACCTACCTCGTCCCGGTCGACGTCTTCGCCGCCTTCGCGGCCGAACTCACCGACCGTCGCCGCCCCGGCGGCCCGTTCGCGGCGCTGTGCATCAACGGCCGCCGCTGGTTCCGCTATCAGTCCGTCTACTACGACACCCCCGACCTGCGCTCTTTCCACGACCACCGGCGGAACAACCTGCTCCGCTTCAAGATCCGCGAGCGGCTCTACGCGGACACCGGTGAGCGGCAGTTCGAGGTCAAGCTCAAGGGGGAGCACGGCCGGACGGTCAAGCACCGCCGTCCGCTGATGCCCGGCGACCCGGCCCTCGGCCCGGCCCCACGCGACTTCCTCGCCGCCGTGCTCGACCGCTCCTACGGCATCGAGGCACCCACCGAACTGGGCCGCTCCATCGAGACCGACTACCAACGGGCCACCTTCGTCGCCGACGGCCAGCGCGTCACCTGCGACGCCGCGCTGGTCTGCCGCGACCTGGAGACCGGCCGCACCGTGCGGGCCGACGGCGGCCTGGTCGTCGTCGAGACCAAGACCTCCGGCCGGCTCACCGAGGCCGACCGGCTGCTGACCGGATACGGCGTCCAGGCCGCGGACTTCACCAAGTACTGCGGCGGGCTGTCGGCGCTCCGCCCCCACCTGTACGCCAACCACTGGCGCGGCCCGGTCCGGACCGCCTTCCCCGCCGCCACGGCGGCCTGA
- a CDS encoding aspartate aminotransferase family protein has protein sequence MTTTHPDPAANDNSGAKPFPGKAVAGDGRAVKAADRAHVFHSWSAQGLIDPLPIAGAEGSYFWDYDGNRYLDFSSQLVNTNIGHQHPKVVAAIQEQAGKLCTLAPGFAVDVRSEAARLIAERTPGDLDKIFFTNGGAEAVENAVRMARLHTGRPKVLSTYRSYHGATAAAINLTGDPRRWPSDNASAGVVHFWGPFLYRSPFHAENEAQECERALAHLEQTIAFEGPQSIAAIILETIPGTAGIMTPPPGYLAGVREICDRHGIVFILDEVMAGFGRTGHWFAADHFGVTPDLLTFAKGVNSGYVPLGGVAISAEIAATFDQRPYPGGLTYSGHPLACASAVATINAMAEERIVENAAEIGEKVIGPALREIADRHPSVGEVRGLGVFWALDLVRSKETREPLVPYNAAGADNAPMAEFAAACKRGGLWPFVNMNRTHVVPACTITEAEAKEGLAALDAALTVADAHTV, from the coding sequence GTGACCACGACGCACCCCGACCCCGCAGCAAACGACAACAGCGGCGCGAAGCCCTTCCCGGGAAAGGCGGTGGCGGGCGACGGGCGGGCAGTGAAGGCCGCCGACCGCGCGCACGTCTTCCACTCCTGGTCCGCCCAGGGCCTGATCGACCCGCTGCCGATCGCCGGTGCCGAGGGTTCGTACTTCTGGGACTACGACGGCAACCGCTACCTCGACTTCTCCTCCCAGCTGGTCAACACCAACATCGGCCACCAGCACCCCAAGGTCGTCGCGGCCATCCAGGAGCAGGCCGGCAAGCTGTGCACGCTCGCCCCGGGCTTCGCCGTGGACGTCCGCTCCGAGGCCGCCCGGCTGATCGCCGAGCGCACCCCCGGCGACCTCGACAAGATCTTCTTCACCAACGGCGGCGCCGAGGCGGTGGAGAACGCGGTCCGGATGGCCCGGCTGCACACCGGCCGCCCCAAGGTGCTGTCCACCTACCGCTCGTACCACGGCGCCACCGCCGCCGCGATCAACCTCACCGGTGACCCGCGTCGCTGGCCCTCCGACAACGCCTCGGCCGGCGTCGTCCACTTCTGGGGCCCGTTCCTCTACCGCTCGCCGTTCCACGCCGAGAACGAGGCCCAGGAGTGCGAGCGCGCCCTGGCCCACCTGGAACAGACCATCGCTTTCGAGGGTCCCCAGTCGATCGCGGCGATCATCCTGGAGACCATCCCCGGCACCGCCGGCATCATGACCCCGCCGCCCGGCTACCTCGCCGGCGTCCGCGAGATCTGCGACCGCCACGGCATCGTCTTCATCCTCGACGAGGTGATGGCCGGCTTCGGCCGTACGGGCCACTGGTTCGCCGCCGACCACTTCGGCGTCACCCCCGACCTGCTGACCTTCGCCAAGGGCGTCAACTCCGGCTACGTCCCGCTCGGCGGCGTCGCCATCAGCGCCGAGATCGCCGCCACCTTCGACCAGCGCCCCTACCCCGGCGGCCTCACCTACTCCGGCCACCCGCTGGCCTGCGCCTCCGCCGTCGCCACGATCAACGCGATGGCCGAGGAGCGGATCGTGGAGAACGCCGCGGAGATCGGCGAGAAGGTCATCGGCCCCGCGCTGCGCGAGATCGCCGACCGCCACCCCTCGGTCGGCGAGGTCCGCGGCCTGGGCGTCTTCTGGGCCCTGGACCTGGTCCGCAGCAAGGAGACCCGCGAGCCGCTGGTGCCCTACAACGCGGCCGGCGCCGACAACGCCCCGATGGCCGAGTTCGCCGCGGCCTGCAAGCGCGGTGGCCTGTGGCCGTTCGTGAACATGAATCGCACCCACGTCGTCCCGGCCTGCACCATCACCGAGGCCGAGGCCAAGGAGGGCCTGGCCGCCCTCGACGCGGCCCTGACCGTCGCCGACGCGCACACCGTCTGA